A region from the Vicia villosa cultivar HV-30 ecotype Madison, WI linkage group LG3, Vvil1.0, whole genome shotgun sequence genome encodes:
- the LOC131661746 gene encoding U-box domain-containing protein 38-like, whose product MGGNGKHRWKISFHRSSSSPSKSKPLQPPNEFLCPITGSLMSDPVVVSSGQTFERLSVQVCQDLKFSPLLEDGSRPDFSTIITNLAIKKTILNWCNKSHTQHPPTPDYDSIEKVVTEKIAAAAAEKEEPVRVSETELLNAVADNPPMIYSHAATEVGPRVNHFNSGSSSEESVIIPSSPETPLPFTVRPTCFSPSSSSSFEIEVQNPNVPVSEEEEILLKKLKSNEVFEQEQGVISLRSITRSKEEARVSLCTPRILSSLRSLIESRYVVVQVNAVASLVNLSLEKSNKMRIVRSGFVPFLIDVLKGGSSEAQEHAAGAIFSLALDDDNKMAIGVLGALQPLMHAMRSESKQTRHDSALALYHLTLVQSNRVKLVKLGVVPTLISMVMTGTMASRILLILCNLAMCVEGRTAMLDANAVECLVSLLRGNELDSEATRENCVAALYALSHGSLRFKGLAKEAKAVEVLRVIEETGTERAREKAKRVLQKMRGFEDGDDDDGEFDSLFESGGLSRARYRVAAARNNNLINSTTF is encoded by the coding sequence ATGGGTGGCAATGGAAAACACAGGTGGAAAATCTCCTTCCATCGTTCTTCTTCATCTCCCTCTAAATCTAAACCCCTTCAACCTCCCAATGAGTTTCTATGCCCTATCACCGGGTCATTAATGTCCGACCCGGTTGTCGTCTCCTCGGGTCAAACCTTCGAACGTCTCTCCGTTCAAGTATGCCAAGATTTAAAATTCTCCCCACTCCTAGAAGACGGGTCCCGACCCGATTTCTCAACCATCATCACCAACTTAGCCATCAAAAAAACCATACTCAACTGGTGCAACAAATCTCATACCCAGCACCCGCCCACACCGGATTACGACTCCATCGAGAAGGTTGTAACAGAAAAAATAGCGGCGGCCGCGGCGGAGAAGGAAGAACCGGTTAGGGTTTCTGAAACGGAGCTGCTCAACGCGGTGGCGGATAACCCGCCGATGATATACTCCCACGCTGCTACTGAGGTAGGGCCACGTGTCAACCATTTCAACTCAGGTTCTTCATCTGAGGAATCGGTGATAATCCCGTCGAGTCCAGAGACGCCTTTACCTTTCACTGTTCGTCCAACGTGTTTCTCGCCTTCTTCATCTTCGTCCTTCGAGATCGAAGTTCAAAACCCTAACGTTCCTGTTTCGGAAGAAGAGGAAATCCTATTGAAGAAGCTGAAGAGCAACGAGGTTTTCGAACAAGAACAAGGTGTGATTTCTCTCAGGAGCATCACGAGGAGTAAAGAAGAAGCTAGGGTTTCGTTATGCACACCGCGGATTTTGTCGTCGCTGCGTTCTCTGATTGAGTCGCGTTATGTTGTGGTTCAGGTCAACGCTGTTGCTTCATTGGTCAACCTTTCGCTTGAGAAATCGAACAAGATGAGGATTGTGAGGTCGGGATTTGTTCCGTTTCTGATTGATGTGTTGAAGGGAGGATCCAGTGAGGCGCAGGAGCACGCCGCGGGTGCGATATTTAGTTTGGCTTTGGATGATGATAACAAGATGGCGATTGGAGTTCTTGGCGCGTTGCAGCCGCTTATGCACGCGATGAGGTCTGAATCGAAGCAGACTCGCCATGACTCTGCCCTTGCACTTTATCACTTGACATTGGTTCAGAGTAACAGAGTCAAGCTTGTGAAACTCGGGGTGGTCCCGACTTTGATTTCGATGGTGATGACAGGGACAATGGCTAGTCGGATTTTGTTGATTCTGTGTAATCTAGCTATGTGCGTGGAGGGAAGAACGGCCATGCTTGACGCCAATGCGGTGGAGTGTCTGGTGAGTTTGTTGAGAGGAAACGAGTTGGACTCAGAGGCGACTCGGGAGAATTGTGTTGCTGCTTTGTATGCGTTGAGTCatgggagcttgaggtttaaagGGTTGGCGAAGGAAGCGAAAGCTGTGGAGGTTTTAAGGGTTATTGAAGAAACCGGGACAGAGAGGGCGAGGGAGAAGGCCAAAAGGGTGTTGCAGAAGATGAGGGGTTTTGAAGATGGTGATGACGATGACGGTGAGTTTGATAGTCTTTTTGAATCGGGTGGATTGAGTCGAGCTCGTTACCGAGTTGCTGCAGCTAGGAACAACAACCTTATCAATTCAACTACATTTTAG